Proteins encoded by one window of Candidatus Obscuribacterales bacterium:
- the lgt gene encoding prolipoprotein diacylglyceryl transferase: MQSPGSIIFTLGPLVIRWYGVMIALGFIAATYFAHRLAKGYSIDPDKLVNTILVSFIGGIVGGRLYFVALEWPAFALHPENIFATWQGGLSIHGGMIGCVLVAYAYCHFNKIPFLKALDIGGIVVSLGQAIGRWGNFFNNECFGGPVDPSFPFRLYIPEEMRPAKYQHESYFHPAFLYESVWDLLIFLLLYFYLGKKLKKYPGVTFMAYLALYSIGRLPIELLRTDSIMKFGIQVPVIASIITFVIAIAGIALFMDKYRKESSST, encoded by the coding sequence ATGCAATCGCCTGGCTCGATAATATTTACCTTAGGTCCTTTAGTCATTCGCTGGTATGGCGTAATGATTGCCCTGGGCTTCATTGCGGCAACTTACTTTGCCCACAGGCTGGCCAAGGGTTATTCAATAGACCCGGATAAGTTGGTCAATACAATTTTGGTTTCCTTCATTGGCGGCATTGTCGGCGGGCGACTTTACTTTGTCGCCCTTGAATGGCCGGCCTTTGCTTTACATCCGGAAAATATCTTCGCTACCTGGCAAGGCGGGCTTTCAATACATGGCGGCATGATTGGCTGCGTTTTGGTCGCGTATGCCTATTGTCACTTCAATAAGATCCCCTTTTTGAAAGCGCTTGATATAGGCGGCATAGTGGTATCACTTGGGCAAGCAATTGGACGCTGGGGCAATTTCTTCAACAACGAATGTTTTGGGGGTCCGGTTGATCCGTCATTCCCATTTAGACTTTACATTCCGGAAGAAATGCGACCGGCTAAGTATCAGCATGAGTCATATTTCCATCCGGCTTTTCTCTATGAGTCAGTCTGGGATCTGCTGATTTTCCTACTTCTATATTTCTATCTTGGCAAAAAACTTAAGAAGTATCCGGGCGTAACTTTTATGGCTTATCTGGCGCTCTACTCAATCGGCAGACTGCCTATAGAACTATTGCGTACAGACAGCATAATGAAATTCGGCATACAGGTGCCGGTAATTGCTTCGATAATCACGTTTGTGATTGCCATAGCAGGCATAGCCTTATTCATGGACAAATACCGCAAAGAAAGCAGTTCTACTTAG
- a CDS encoding D-glycerate dehydrogenase encodes MMPSKLKVLVTGPITEHAAEKLSSFAETDFYRSENKLEGQELITRLQGCDAVVCQLSGPITKDVIDHNPTLKLIANVAVGYDNIDVEEATKKEILVLNTPGVLDDATADIAFALLISTARRIVEADKFVRAGKWEGFRLDLMLGEDLAGKTVGIIGLGRIGQAFARRCLGFGMKVIYSQRNRADAKIESELNAVHVNLDELLKRSDFISIHCPLTKETTHLIDERALSLVKPGCIFVNTSRGPVVDINALIAALKNGKLYGAGLDVYEHEPEVPAELIAMNNVTLLPHIGSATEDTRKKMSELAVDGLISAFSGKAPSNIVNKTAWDAFCNRISSPTSTK; translated from the coding sequence ATGATGCCTTCAAAGTTGAAAGTCTTGGTTACAGGACCAATTACAGAGCATGCGGCTGAAAAGCTTTCGTCTTTTGCTGAAACTGATTTCTATCGTAGTGAAAATAAGCTAGAGGGTCAGGAACTCATCACGAGACTGCAAGGCTGTGATGCGGTTGTCTGTCAATTGTCCGGGCCTATAACAAAGGATGTAATCGATCACAATCCGACTCTCAAGCTTATAGCTAATGTCGCCGTTGGTTATGACAATATTGACGTGGAGGAAGCAACAAAGAAGGAAATTCTTGTTCTCAATACGCCTGGGGTTTTAGATGACGCAACAGCAGACATCGCCTTTGCCCTGCTAATCTCAACTGCAAGACGAATTGTTGAAGCCGACAAATTTGTAAGAGCAGGCAAGTGGGAAGGCTTTCGTCTTGATCTAATGCTGGGAGAAGATCTTGCCGGCAAGACAGTCGGAATTATTGGACTTGGTCGCATTGGACAGGCTTTTGCTCGCAGATGCTTGGGCTTTGGCATGAAAGTCATATACAGCCAGAGAAATAGAGCCGATGCAAAAATTGAATCGGAATTGAACGCCGTCCATGTCAATCTTGACGAACTGCTGAAGCGCTCTGATTTCATAAGTATTCATTGCCCGCTGACAAAAGAGACCACGCATTTGATAGACGAGCGTGCTTTGTCTCTAGTGAAACCTGGTTGCATTTTTGTTAATACATCTCGTGGACCTGTTGTCGACATCAATGCCCTTATTGCCGCGCTGAAAAATGGCAAACTCTACGGTGCAGGGCTTGATGTTTACGAACACGAACCTGAAGTACCCGCCGAACTCATAGCTATGAATAATGTCACTTTGTTGCCGCATATAGGCAGTGCAACTGAAGACACACGCAAGAAAATGTCGGAACTAGCCGTCGATGGACTTATCTCGGCGTTTTCCGGCAAGGCGCCGTCAAATATTGTTAACAAAACAGCATGGGACGCTTTTTGTAACCGAATTAGCTCGCCTACATCTACTAAGTAG
- a CDS encoding glycerol-3-phosphate dehydrogenase/oxidase, whose amino-acid sequence MKHRDHGLSVAQTQEFDLVVIGGGIAGAGIAQDAASRGLSVIIIEKEDFASGTSSKTTKLIHGGLRYLEQMHFKLTRELCQERELLEQLAPHMVRDFNFVLPTGRRNWFFGLKARLGLTIYDIVSWSATHQRHEALSQDETLSVAPSLSNKMVSGGLRFHDAITDDSRLVVEVIKSACHLGATAVNYTEAKGFVIENGRLVGVNCRDRLNGTEFVIKGQSFVNATGVWVDQVFKMLDRNWGKHVAPSKGIHIIVPNSAFETSTALFLPTTDGRYVFVIPWQRALMIGTTDHPYHGELENPIPAGDEIDYLLSVVNEYTDSHKLSRKDITGSFAGLRPLVEDPLHDEDSSGASREHRIFDGPYGVIGLTGGKLTNYRLMAKQVVDKALLKLPEEEQDHIGKSRTQTIMLGGWLDKQDFLTASAAISARARKMKLEPAAIDHLVSSYGADAQRVLDYLEAEPQLSERICPDFPPLMADVKFCVEQEMAVSLEDMLFRRLRLGLVHQRQCMEAAPRVAKLMAQLLNWDTVRMDHELKAVDSLLDEHLKLVCVPA is encoded by the coding sequence ATGAAACACAGGGATCACGGACTTTCGGTAGCACAGACTCAAGAATTTGACCTCGTTGTTATTGGGGGCGGCATCGCTGGAGCGGGAATCGCACAGGATGCCGCTTCTCGTGGACTTTCGGTAATCATTATTGAGAAGGAAGATTTTGCCTCCGGTACTTCTTCTAAAACAACAAAACTTATACACGGCGGACTCAGGTACTTGGAGCAAATGCACTTCAAGCTAACAAGAGAACTCTGTCAAGAAAGAGAACTGTTGGAGCAGTTGGCACCACATATGGTGCGCGATTTCAACTTCGTGTTGCCGACAGGACGTAGAAACTGGTTTTTTGGACTGAAGGCGCGACTCGGGTTGACCATTTACGATATTGTTTCTTGGTCGGCAACCCACCAGAGACACGAAGCCTTGTCGCAGGATGAAACGCTAAGCGTAGCGCCGTCGCTTTCCAATAAGATGGTCTCCGGTGGTCTGCGTTTCCATGACGCTATTACTGATGATTCAAGACTTGTTGTTGAAGTAATTAAATCTGCCTGTCACTTAGGTGCAACAGCAGTTAATTACACGGAAGCAAAAGGATTTGTTATCGAGAACGGACGTCTTGTTGGAGTCAATTGCCGGGATCGTTTGAACGGCACGGAATTTGTAATAAAAGGACAATCGTTTGTAAATGCTACAGGCGTCTGGGTCGATCAAGTATTCAAAATGCTGGATCGTAACTGGGGCAAGCATGTTGCACCTTCCAAGGGAATTCATATCATTGTTCCTAATTCCGCTTTTGAAACAAGCACCGCGCTATTCTTGCCGACAACTGACGGCAGATACGTCTTTGTTATTCCTTGGCAAAGAGCATTGATGATCGGCACAACTGATCACCCATATCATGGTGAACTGGAAAATCCAATTCCTGCAGGTGATGAAATAGATTACTTGTTGTCTGTCGTCAATGAATATACGGATTCGCATAAGTTGAGTCGCAAAGATATTACCGGCTCATTTGCCGGACTGCGACCGCTTGTTGAAGATCCTCTGCACGATGAAGATTCATCAGGTGCTTCGCGCGAACATCGTATCTTTGATGGTCCGTATGGAGTTATTGGTTTAACAGGCGGAAAATTGACCAACTACCGCTTAATGGCCAAGCAAGTTGTGGACAAGGCCCTTTTGAAATTGCCGGAAGAAGAGCAAGATCATATCGGTAAATCTAGAACGCAAACAATTATGCTGGGCGGCTGGCTTGATAAACAAGATTTTCTTACGGCGTCTGCGGCGATTTCTGCACGCGCGCGTAAAATGAAACTGGAGCCGGCGGCAATTGATCATTTAGTCTCCAGTTATGGAGCTGACGCGCAAAGAGTACTCGATTATTTAGAGGCAGAGCCGCAATTGTCTGAAAGAATTTGTCCTGACTTTCCGCCATTAATGGCTGACGTGAAATTCTGTGTTGAGCAAGAAATGGCCGTGTCGCTGGAAGACATGCTGTTCAGGCGCTTAAGACTAGGTCTTGTGCATCAGCGCCAATGCATGGAGGCGGCTCCACGCGTGGCTAAACTGATGGCTCAGTTGCTCAATTGGGACACCGTGCGTATGGATCATGAACTCAAAGCGGTTGATTCATTGCTGGATGAGCATTTGAAATTAGTTTGTGTGCCGGCTTGA